GCCGAACCACGTGTCGTTGGTCAGGTTCGCCAGAAACGAGGCCCCCTCGCGCGCGAACTCGAGGGCCAGACCGGGGAACACCGCCTCGTAGCAGACCAGCGCGCCGATCCGCCCGACACGGGCGGGGTGAAGCACCGCCGAAGCGCCGGGAGAAAAATCGCCCGCCTCGGCCGCGAGGGCGGGAACTTCGCCCAGAAGGGGGCGCAGCGGGAGGTACTCCCCGAACGGGACGAGGACGCGTTTGGCCGAGACCGTCGCCATCCCCACGTCGGCGCGCACGAGCACGGCGCTGTTGAACCAGCGCGATCCGCGGCCCGTGACGCTCCCGAGGAGGATGTCGGTCCCGGTCTCGGCGGCGAGGCGCTCCACGGCCCGCCGGTAGGCGCGGTCGGCGTCGATCCTCAGACCCGTCGCCGACTCGGGCCAGACGACGAGGCGGGCGCCGCGCGCCGCGGCGCGCCGGGTCAGGCCGGCGTAGACCTCGAATTTCTCAACCGCCGCCGCCTCCGCCGGAACCGCGCCCTGGACGACGGCGACGCGCGCCCGCTCCCGCTGCCCCGCCGGAAGCGCCAGGCCCGCCGCCGCCGCGGCGAGCGCCACCGCCCCCCAGCCCAGCGCGGCGGCGAACCGCCGCGGGCGCCGCAGGAGGAAGGACGCCAGGACCGCCGCCAGCGAGGCGGCGAGCAGCGAGATTCCCGCCGAACCGACCGACCGGGCCAGCACGCGCCCCGGCGCGGACCCCGCGAACGCGGCGGCGAGAACGCCCCACGGGAAGGGAGCCGGCACCGCTTCCCGGAGGCGCTCGTACGCCACCCAGAGAATGGCGGCGGACGCAAGCGCCGCCCCCGGGCCGGTTCGCGCGGCGAGCCAGGCGGCGGCCGCCCACCCGGCGGCGAGCAGCGCCCCGGAAGCGAGGACCGCCCCGGCGGCCGCGCCGCCCCCGAGCGGGGTGTGTTCGAGGATCACCGCCGCGAACCACCTGAGGAGCAGGGAGAAGAAGACGAAGCCGCCGGCGAAGCCCTCCGCCGCCGCCCGGCGCGGCCGAGCGCTCCCGGCGAGGGCGAAGAGAACCGCCAGGGAGGGCACCGCGAGAGCGCTCCAGCCCGGCCGGGGAAACGCCAGCGCCAGCCCGGCCCCCGCGAGCGGGGCCGCCGCGGCACGGAGCGCACGCCGCCCGGCCGGCGTCACGGCGCCTGAAGCGGGCGTCCGAGCTTCCGGGCGAGTCGGCCGGCCGCTTCCTCGGCCGCGCGCCGGTCGGGAAACGGTCCGGCGGCCACCCGGTACCGCCCGTTCTCCGAGCGCACGAGCAGGGCGGGGAAACCGAGAGCCCGCACTTCCGCGCGGAGCCGCTCCGCCTCGGCCCGTCCCGCGACCTCGGCGACCTGGATCTCGTAGCCACCTTCGGTAACGGGTCGCGGCACCACCTGTCGCGACGGTTCCGGCGCCGCACCGCCCACGCCCTCCCGGTCGAACAGCGTCATCCCCGCGGAGACGTCGCCCCCGTCGACCGGGGCGGGAGCGCTGGCGCCGATCGGCCGGTCTCCCCGCCCCCCTCCGGGCGCGGTCGCCCGGCCCAGCCAGAACGCCCCCAGCAGACCGGCAGCGGCCAGCGCCGCGAGGAGCGCCAGCCGGGGGAGATCGAGTTCGAACTCGACGGCGCGGTCGCCGCCGTCGCGGCGGAGGTCACGCATCCCCGCCCTCCCGGTCGCGGAGTTCGGCC
The DNA window shown above is from Acidobacteriota bacterium and carries:
- the lnt gene encoding apolipoprotein N-acyltransferase, which gives rise to MTPAGRRALRAAAAPLAGAGLALAFPRPGWSALAVPSLAVLFALAGSARPRRAAAEGFAGGFVFFSLLLRWFAAVILEHTPLGGGAAAGAVLASGALLAAGWAAAAWLAARTGPGAALASAAILWVAYERLREAVPAPFPWGVLAAAFAGSAPGRVLARSVGSAGISLLAASLAAVLASFLLRRPRRFAAALGWGAVALAAAAAGLALPAGQRERARVAVVQGAVPAEAAAVEKFEVYAGLTRRAAARGARLVVWPESATGLRIDADRAYRRAVERLAAETGTDILLGSVTGRGSRWFNSAVLVRADVGMATVSAKRVLVPFGEYLPLRPLLGEVPALAAEAGDFSPGASAVLHPARVGRIGALVCYEAVFPGLALEFAREGASFLANLTNDTWFGWTSGPFQHLAHAVLRAPETGRPLLRAANGGISVIVDADGTVEGRLGLGERGVIVADVAPGGGAPVGAAVGRAVAWACVILSFALLVSGVRHDRSGPPRRAPAGLPERPGHPPERPDTAPDGCEHA
- a CDS encoding SPOR domain-containing protein, giving the protein MRDLRRDGGDRAVEFELDLPRLALLAALAAAGLLGAFWLGRATAPGGGRGDRPIGASAPAPVDGGDVSAGMTLFDREGVGGAAPEPSRQVVPRPVTEGGYEIQVAEVAGRAEAERLRAEVRALGFPALLVRSENGRYRVAAGPFPDRRAAEEAAGRLARKLGRPLQAP